The DNA region atcattgaaactaaagctgttattattattgatgttgttgattgtatgGCCATCGATATGTATCGAACTGTCATGCTTTAtggcaatatttttttgttgttgctgtttgtgtttattagatttatttttctctataAGAATGAATTAAGAACATTCggattatttgatttcatatatatatatatgtttcaTAAAGGACTTACTTTTCGttactttttcattcatcatttttgttattgtcgaTTTATGTGTTGTAGCTGTTGTcactgctgttgttgtcgttgctattgatgataatgattgatcaataatggcTAATTTTTGTGCCGATGTtacattattgatgatcatcgacGATTTACCCATATGATCATTGTGATCAGTTTCATCAGAATTATTAGTCATAATATCCATTGAATTTTCGGCTTCATGTATCAATGCCGAAGTTGATaatatagatgatgatgctgatgatgatgatgatgatgatgataatgaagatgatgatgatgatgatgatgacgacaatgtagaagataatgatgatgacaatggatTGATGGtggtcatcattgaattattttgttgaatatgGCTATTATTACATGGGGTTAACATTTGGTCAATTAACAGTTGATGTTCAATACATTCAGCTTGgctatattttttgttttttttgaatgatgaatacaaaaaatcaacaaaaattgttttaaatatgaaaacaaacacaccTAGACAACACTTACCTTAGAACATAATTAACACTAACAATACAATGTGGTCTTGATGAACGGCTATTATGTACAATAGTTGCATATGATTGCATCCAAATCCAACCATATGGTTTGGCCATAAAACGATAATATTTGGTTGTTACTTGTCCTTTGTTTAATActtgattaaaatttgaaatggataatgaaaaaatgaaattttaatttcaataatcgatATAAATATACAAACTTACATGTTTGATGTGAAATGCGCATATTTTCCACATCACTACcatgaatataatgatataaAGTTTTTTCGATTAAATCTTGTGGTTCATAACCGGTTAATTGTGAAActctaaaatttttttttttttttttgaataaaaaaatttgattaaatttccaaaatctttgccattgttttttgttatgcATACATACTTTGcatcaagaaaaatcaatttcaaatcaagaCTAGCACGAAACATAAACATATTGTTATACATTTTAATTTCAGTGATTGCACTTGGCGGTAATGAATGTCCAACGGCAACAAGTCCAAGATTTTGGcaacaatgttgttgttgatgatgatgatgatcagatgTTATTGCATTAGCTGAATCATCTGCCGTTATTAtggtttgatgatgatcaccagTGGAATGTTGTTGACGAATTTTAACATAACCACTACAATGAATCACTTTATAACCACCAGATGTAAGACCAGCATTACGTTTAGCTAATACACATTTCAtacgaagaaaaaatgatttttccaCTTCATTgaatgtataataataattggaaGTATTAGACGATTGttcttgattattatgatgatgtgaaaaatCTAATTCAGAAATCATTGCACGTTGTTTagtataataatattttgattgcTGATTATGTTTGATTACATCCATATCTGGTGATCgattaatcatttcatctATAACTTCATTACAATtaccattgttattattattatccatttgTTCACGTTTACATTTTTTATGTGTTGAACAATATGTTGTTGatagattattatcatcggtaaaattattattatcattaccaatAATATCAAAACAGCTAgctgatgattgtgatgatttaATATAATTACAAATTGAACTATTACTATTATCTGCACTTGTCCATGATTTATTACTACAACTATTTGATTGGCaaagtataaaaaaaatcaattgattgatcataataaatggataacaaacaaaccttAATTGATCTTTGGGAATAAAATCACTACTATTATGAAATGTTtctgtattattattttgatgaataaaactattggaattttgattttgtggttgttgttgttgttgttgttgctgaaaaTAGTTACTGAATATTCCGGTTGCTTCGGTAAAATTCTGTCCTTTCTCcacagtagtagtagtagtagttgttgttgttacattttcatcaatcgattcatgTGATTGTTGTATTTTATTAAAATGTGAACATGCATTCAATACGGAATTCATTTCTTCATGATCGGCTGGATGTATATATTCATAGATACTATTGCCGGTTAATTCAACCtgaaatttatatttcagtacaaaaaaaaagtaaataaaaaaaatgaagaccAAACAATTAgcaatgattttgataaattcaaataattctCACAACTTGTGATAGACCAAGATGTACAGATGCTGTTTCTGAGATGTAcataatttttccattcggTGCAACCACAAATACAAAACCATCCAATGTCTAGTTGATAGAATTGATGAGAAATTAAATGTAGAAAAGAATACAGAAAAATCACCTACTTGTAAAAGATGTGATCCTAATTCACGAATCGATGATTCATAAGGATTCTGTGGCGGTGGTTTCGTACCCCAACAATCACCTAATCctaatatatatgatgaaaaaaaagagaaaagagaagaaaaaagtagaaatttcattcatttaacatttaaattataaaattttcagaTTCAGATTggatgaagagaaaaaac from Dermatophagoides farinae isolate YC_2012a chromosome 5, ASM2471394v1, whole genome shotgun sequence includes:
- the sim gene encoding bHLH transcription factor single-minded isoform X2 encodes the protein MKEKSKNAARSRREKENAEFLELAKLLPLPAAITSQLDKASIIRLTTSYLKMRAVFPDGLGDCWGTKPPPQNPYESSIRELGSHLLQTLDGFVFVVAPNGKIMYISETASVHLGLSQVELTGNSIYEYIHPADHEEMNSVLNACSHFNKIQQSHESIDENVTTTTTTTTTVEKGQNFTEATGIFSNYFQQQQQQQQPQNQNSNSFIHQNNNTETFHNSSDFIPKDQLSCSNKSWTSADNSNSSICNYIKSSQSSASCFDIIGNDNNNFTDDNNLSTTYCSTHKKCKREQMDNNNNNGNCNEVIDEMINRSPDMDVIKHNQQSKYYYTKQRAMISELDFSHHHNNQEQSSNTSNYYYTFNEVEKSFFLRMKCVLAKRNAGLTSGGYKVIHCSGYVKIRQQHSTGDHHQTIITADDSANAITSDHHHHQQQHCCQNLGLVAVGHSLPPSAITEIKMYNNMFMFRASLDLKLIFLDAKVSQLTGYEPQDLIEKTLYHYIHGSDVENMRISHQTLLNKGQVTTKYYRFMAKPYGWIWMQSYATIVHNSRSSRPHCIVSVNYVLSQAECIEHQLLIDQMLTPCNNSHIQQNNSMMTTINPLSSSLSSTLSSSSSSSSSSLSSSSSSSSASSSILSTSALIHEAENSMDIMTNNSDETDHNDHMGKSSMIINNVTSAQKLAIIDQSLSSIATTTTAVTTATTHKSTITKMMNEKVTKKKNKSNKHKQQQQKNIAIKHDSSIHIDGHTINNINNNNSFSFNDDGDLSTMITPTYDTNNNNNINHSINSYLSTVTKSSAILDPHSHHHHHHNDTMMIYGTSNSIPMVNNSFHSHSHTHHNSSNISSTYNWNDHQHHQPTESLLNNYYDVTNTNNNNTDTNYSNEQLFHTIPTTTSSTTTFTVTDLDNVVPLSIPVPPSLSSLPQSIMTQFSSNDQSISIQNANVSSLYSSHHHYSNPIHHQHQQHNQHHLYGNGINTGYNNIYEQNFRQIDNESTTNMVINAINNNGVISSSSSSSAVDQLHPITSTYIDDNNAYTINTGPSINMNDPSTNTLVDFQLSNTNDTHYQQQQQQHHHHHHLSNNIDAMHLLINDDNVNVPNTTTTTTTTTTTTATSVASVTTKAVTISPSSIDPSITNNSQYNMTMFDSNTYLNLIDDCGNGNNNIAYCNNNNNNDNIIMATKEPTSSTMSIIMQNDEQKRIVNDLITLPIASSSIDDFQQQQQQQQQHYHHHGHNNHNHHHHHQQQMIQINTSAK
- the sim gene encoding bHLH transcription factor single-minded isoform X3 yields the protein MYISETASVHLGLSQVELTGNSIYEYIHPADHEEMNSVLNACSHFNKIQQSHESIDENVTTTTTTTTTVEKGQNFTEATGIFSNYFQQQQQQQQPQNQNSNSFIHQNNNTETFHNSSDFIPKDQLSCSNKSWTSADNSNSSICNYIKSSQSSASCFDIIGNDNNNFTDDNNLSTTYCSTHKKCKREQMDNNNNNGNCNEVIDEMINRSPDMDVIKHNQQSKYYYTKQRAMISELDFSHHHNNQEQSSNTSNYYYTFNEVEKSFFLRMKCVLAKRNAGLTSGGYKVIHCSGYVKIRQQHSTGDHHQTIITADDSANAITSDHHHHQQQHCCQNLGLVAVGHSLPPSAITEIKMYNNMFMFRASLDLKLIFLDAKVSQLTGYEPQDLIEKTLYHYIHGSDVENMRISHQTLLNKGQVTTKYYRFMAKPYGWIWMQSYATIVHNSRSSRPHCIVSVNYVLSQAECIEHQLLIDQMLTPCNNSHIQQNNSMMTTINPLSSSLSSTLSSSSSSSSSSLSSSSSSSSASSSILSTSALIHEAENSMDIMTNNSDETDHNDHMGKSSMIINNVTSAQKLAIIDQSLSSIATTTTAVTTATTHKSTITKMMNEKVTKKKNKSNKHKQQQQKNIAIKHDSSIHIDGHTINNINNNNSFSFNDDGDLSTMITPTYDTNNNNNINHSINSYLSTVTKSSAILDPHSHHHHHHNDTMMIYGTSNSIPMVNNSFHSHSHTHHNSSNISSTYNWNDHQHHQPTESLLNNYYDVTNTNNNNTDTNYSNEQLFHTIPTTTSSTTTFTVTDLDNVVPLSIPVPPSLSSLPQSIMTQFSSNDQSISIQNANVSSLYSSHHHYSNPIHHQHQQHNQHHLYGNGINTGYNNIYEQNFRQIDNESTTNMVINAINNNGVISSSSSSSAVDQLHPITSTYIDDNNAYTINTGPSINMNDPSTNTLVDFQLSNTNDTHYQQQQQQHHHHHHLSNNIDAMHLLINDDNVNVPNTTTTTTTTTTTTATSVASVTTKAVTISPSSIDPSITNNSQYNMTMFDSNTYLNLIDDCGNGNNNIAYCNNNNNNDNIIMATKEPTSSTMSIIMQNDEQKRIVNDLITLPIASSSIDDFQQQQQQQQQHYHHHGHNNHNHHHHHQQQMIQINTSAK
- the sim gene encoding bHLH transcription factor single-minded isoform X1; protein product: MKEKSKNAARSRREKENAEFLELAKLLPLPAAITSQLDKASIIRLTTSYLKMRAVFPDGLGDCWGTKPPPQNPYESSIRELGSHLLQTLDGFVFVVAPNGKIMYISETASVHLGLSQVVELTGNSIYEYIHPADHEEMNSVLNACSHFNKIQQSHESIDENVTTTTTTTTTVEKGQNFTEATGIFSNYFQQQQQQQQPQNQNSNSFIHQNNNTETFHNSSDFIPKDQLSCSNKSWTSADNSNSSICNYIKSSQSSASCFDIIGNDNNNFTDDNNLSTTYCSTHKKCKREQMDNNNNNGNCNEVIDEMINRSPDMDVIKHNQQSKYYYTKQRAMISELDFSHHHNNQEQSSNTSNYYYTFNEVEKSFFLRMKCVLAKRNAGLTSGGYKVIHCSGYVKIRQQHSTGDHHQTIITADDSANAITSDHHHHQQQHCCQNLGLVAVGHSLPPSAITEIKMYNNMFMFRASLDLKLIFLDAKVSQLTGYEPQDLIEKTLYHYIHGSDVENMRISHQTLLNKGQVTTKYYRFMAKPYGWIWMQSYATIVHNSRSSRPHCIVSVNYVLSQAECIEHQLLIDQMLTPCNNSHIQQNNSMMTTINPLSSSLSSTLSSSSSSSSSSLSSSSSSSSASSSILSTSALIHEAENSMDIMTNNSDETDHNDHMGKSSMIINNVTSAQKLAIIDQSLSSIATTTTAVTTATTHKSTITKMMNEKVTKKKNKSNKHKQQQQKNIAIKHDSSIHIDGHTINNINNNNSFSFNDDGDLSTMITPTYDTNNNNNINHSINSYLSTVTKSSAILDPHSHHHHHHNDTMMIYGTSNSIPMVNNSFHSHSHTHHNSSNISSTYNWNDHQHHQPTESLLNNYYDVTNTNNNNTDTNYSNEQLFHTIPTTTSSTTTFTVTDLDNVVPLSIPVPPSLSSLPQSIMTQFSSNDQSISIQNANVSSLYSSHHHYSNPIHHQHQQHNQHHLYGNGINTGYNNIYEQNFRQIDNESTTNMVINAINNNGVISSSSSSSAVDQLHPITSTYIDDNNAYTINTGPSINMNDPSTNTLVDFQLSNTNDTHYQQQQQQHHHHHHLSNNIDAMHLLINDDNVNVPNTTTTTTTTTTTTATSVASVTTKAVTISPSSIDPSITNNSQYNMTMFDSNTYLNLIDDCGNGNNNIAYCNNNNNNDNIIMATKEPTSSTMSIIMQNDEQKRIVNDLITLPIASSSIDDFQQQQQQQQQHYHHHGHNNHNHHHHHQQQMIQINTSAK